GTGGTTCGGTAAAAGGTCTCGATTTCGTTCCACAGATGACGCAATTCCCGGATGGCCCGGGAGAGGCGGTCTCCGCTGCGAACCAGCCCCACGTAATGCCACATGATGTTCTGAATGGTCTGCATGTCTCCCTGGATGAGCGCCGGGTCGGGATCGGAAACCAGCCCGCTGTCGTCCCAGGGGGGCAGGGCCTCCAGGGGAGGAGGCGGGAGCAGGGAGCCGGAGTCCATGCAGGCTTCCATCTTGTCGGCGGCCCGGCTGCCCCAGACCAGGCCCTCCAGGAGGGAAGTGGAAGCCAGGCGGTTGGCCCCGTGGACGCCGGTGCAACTGGCTTCGCCCACCACGTGAAGGTTGCGGATGTTGGATCGCCCCCAGGAATCCACCAGTACGCCGCCGCAGAAGTAGTGGGCCGCGGGAATCACCGGAATGGGCTCTCTGGTGATGTCGATACCGGCAGCAAGACAGGTGGATCGGATGTTGGGGAACCGTTGCTCGATGGCCGCGGCCGGCATCCGGGAGGCGATGTCCAGCAGCATGTGCGGGTATCCGTGGGTTTCCATCTGGTGGTGAATGGCGCGAGCCACCACGTCGCGCGGGGCAAGGTCTTTCCACTCGGGGGAATAGTCGGCCATGAAGGCCCGGCCCTCGGGGGAAAGCAGGACTCCCCCTTCACCGCGTACGGCCTCGCTGATGAGAAAGCTGTCCCCGCCCGTAGTGGCCAGCGCGGTCGGGTGGAACTGGACGTACTCGGCGTTGACGATGCGGGCCCCCGCCCGGTGGGCCATGGCCAGGCCGTCGCCGCGGGCTCCCACGGGGTTGGTGGTGTTGCGGAAGATTCTGCCCAGGCCGCCTGTGGCCAGGACCGTGAATCGGGCCAGGTGCCGGTGGACGCGTCGCGCCTCGCGATCGAACAGATAGGCGCCGTGGCAGGTGATGGGCTGGTAGGTGGCCAGCGGGTCCCTGGAGTGGTGGGGAAAGGTGATGAGGTCCACGGCCGTGAAGCCGGTGAGAAATCTCACGTTGGGACAGCGACGCAGCGCGGCCATCAACCCTTCGATGATGCTCAGGCCGGTGGAGTCTCCCACGTGGATCACCCGCCGGCGCGAGTGGGCGGCCTCCCGTCCGAAAACCAATTGGCCGGAATCGCCGCGATCGAAGGGAATCCCCGCCTCCTCCACCAGGATTTCCTGAAGCAGCCGCGGACCCTCTTCCGACAGGAGCCTGGCGGCTTGAGGAGAGCTGGCTCCGGCGCCGGCGGCAACAATATCGGAAGCCAGGGTTTCGGGTGCATCGTCGCTGCCACGTCCAACAACCCCTCCCTGGGCCCAGCGGGTGTTGGACTGCTTGGGGTCCTCCTCGCGAGTGACCACGGTCACCTGCCGCCGCGGGTTGCGTGCCAGGCGCAGGGCCGCGGTGGCTCCGGCAATGCCGCTGCCGATGATCAGGACATCGGTGGGACCGGAACTGTGCTCGGCGCCGTTGGGGGAAGCCGACTCGTTCTTGCTGGCTGCGGCCATCGGCAACGGACCTCCGGGGGCACTGGTTCAACAGCCCCGGCTTGTAGTGTCCTGTCTCAGAAAAAGGATGACCATCTCCGATGGAGGTTCCACCGGGAAACGGTCGGTAGGAGAAGCCCGTTGCGCTCCGAAAGATGGCAACCCTTTTTCTGAGACAGAACACAAGCGGATCGAAAAGGGCCGACCCTGAAATCCCTTATTCCGTGGGCGATTCGGGGCAGAGGGTCACCGGGAGGGGTGAGTGTATCGGAACAACGATTGGCCTGTCCAGCCCACTCTCAGGCCATGCCGCCCAGCAGCGCCGAAGCGAGCCAGAAGTAGATGACCAGTCCGGCCACGTCGGCTATCGAGGTAATCAGGGGGCTGCTGGCCACGGCCGGATCGATTCCCAGCCGGCTCAAGAGGAAGGGCAGCACCACACCGATCGTATTGGCGGCCACAACGATGGCCAGCATGGCCAGGCCTACCACGATGGCGATGTCCAATCCCCCTCTTAGCACCCCGAAGAACCAGGCGGTGGCTCCCATGGTGGCTCCCAGAGTTCCCCCAACCGCCAGCTCCTTGAGGACGGTTCGGGGCCATTGTTTTGCCCGGATGTCTCCGGTAGCCAGGGCGCGCACCATCAGGGTGGCCGATTGGGCTCCGGCATTGCCGCCGCTGCCGATGAGCAAGGGAATGAAAAAAGCCAGGGCGATGGCGGCCGACAGGGTTTCTTCGTAGGCGGCAATCACCGACGAGGCGGCCAGGTTCACCAGCACCAGCAGGGCCAGCCAGGGGATTCTCTTGCGGTATAGGGACCAGACCCCCGCTTCTTCATAACTCATTTTCAGGGGTTCGACGGCCGCCGACTTCTGGAAATCCTCGGTCGCTTCCTCCTCGGCCACGTCCATGACGTCGTCGACCGTGACCACCCCCAGCAGGACGCCACCGGAGTCCACCACGGGCGCTGCCACAAGGTCGTACTTGCCCAAGAGGCCGACGGCCTCCTCGCGGTCGCTGTAGGGGGACAGGGTGGCGACCGAACGGTCCATCAGGGCATCGACTCGATCGTGGGGCGCTGCCAGCACGAACTGTTGCAGCTCGATCTCGTCCAGCAGCTTCCAGTGGGGGTCGGTCACATAGACCGTGGCAATGGAGTCGAGCCCCTTGCCGACCTTGCGTATGTGCTGCAAGCTGCGCTCGATGGTCCACTCGGCGCGGACGGCCACGTAATCCGGGGTCATCAGGCGCCCCACGCTCTCTTCCGGGTATCCCAGCAGCTTGCGTGCCTCCACCAGATCCTCGGGGCTCAGCAGGTTCAGCAAGCGCTGGGTGGCCCGTCCGGGCATTTCCTCCAGCAGGTGAGTTCTGTCGTCGGGCTCCAGGTTGGCCAGGAGTTGTCGGGTTTCCTCGTCGGTCAGCTCCTTGACCAGAGCGACTTGCGACTCGGTGCTGAGATGGGCGAAGACATCGGTGGAGACAGCACGGGGAAGGAAGCGAAACAGCAGCACACGGTCCGACTTGTCCATTCCCAGCAGCAGTTCGGCCGTCTCGGGCGCAGGCCAGTCCGACACCCGAACCCGCAGCTCGGGCCAGTTCTTGTTTTCAATCAGTTCCTCGACGGATGGTCCGAGCGGTCGATTCATGGGTAAGCCCTCTGACAGTAGAGTGGAGATGAATGCTGGGTGAAAACAGGTTCAACGGAGGCGACCCGAGATCGCGCGGACAGGAGCCCGCCGGCCCGCTATTATCCTACCAATTGCCGGAAGCGTTCGGCAGCAACTTTGCGAAGGGGAATTTGCCACGGGAACGGGCTCGTTTTCAATGCCCGCTTACCGCTGTGATAGGCTGATAGGGCCTTTCAGCCCGTCCGAACGAAAAGGGGTTTTTCTGCCTCGGCATCTGCCGGGGAAGCAGGGGGCCTGACCTTCGGCGGTGAGGACTGCAAGGATTATTCATTGACCTCTTGCAAGATCCGTAGCGGGCAGGGCATCTTGCCGGCAAACCTGAGGTCGTGCCTTTCTCAATATCGGGTGCGACCCGATGAAAAATGCTGTCTAGCCACAAAAAGCACAACAATCACAATTTGTGTTTTTGCGCCTCTTGTGGCCATTTCCGGCAAACGGTCCGCTGCCGAATTTTGCAAAAGGCTCCATTGACTGCTAAAAAGGTCGCCGCAAGACCGAGGAGTGGTTGAATCATGGATCGTCGAGAATTTCTGGGTGCCGCTGTCGCCGGTGTGGTCGGGGCCGCACAACTGAGTGCGTGCCGGATTGCCATGGAGGATCGCCCTGGTGGCGGGAAGCCGCCCGTGCGGCTTTCGCCGCTTCACCTGGAAGCCGTCAACCGCCGCCGGCGTGTGGCCAAGAACTTTGACGTGCTGCTGATCGATCCCGATACCTATCCAAGTATCGATGCCATCCTGAAGAGCCGCTTCGCCTTCATCGACGATCCGGAGTCCTGCATCGACAGCGTGTGGTGGAACTGGGGGGAGGGTAACGTGGCTGCCTACCCCAGCAAGATCCTGCCGACCTACAATCAGCCCGCTTACCAGCGCTGGATCAGGGAAGGGATTGATATTGTACGGATTTTTCAGGACGAGACCCGTAGGCGAGGGCTGGAAGTCTTCTTCTCCGAACGCATGAACGGCAGCGACAACGACCCTCAGTTCATTCCGGGGCGGGGGACCTTCATCGATGACATGCACAATCAGAATCGGATCCCGCTCAAGCAGCAAAATCCCGATTGGATTATGGTCATGCCCTGGAATCCCAACGGGATTTGGAACTATGCCGTCGAGGGTGTGCGTGACTATGTCTTTCGCAAGATGGAGGAGGTCGCGACGGTCTACGATTTCGACGGAATCGAGCTGGATTTCGCCCGCATGTGCCCGATTTTCCCTCTCGGTCAGGCCTGGGAAAATCATTCCCTGCTGACCGACCTCATTCGTAGAATCCGGATGATGACCCTGGAGGTGGAGCGCCGCCGCGGCCGGGCCTTCCTGTTGGCCGCCCGGGTTCCCGAGAACTTGCTGGGCTGTCATTTCGACGGAATGGATGTCGGCACCTGGATCAAGGAGCAACTGGTGGATATCCTGGCTCTGGGATGCCGAAATTTCGAAGTGGACCTGGTGGCTTTCCGTCAACTGGCCGAGGGATTGCCCACCAAGCTGCTGGGCGTGATCGACGATCACCACTCCTCGGACGGCTACTGCGCTCCCCCCATCGAAGTGCTTCGCGGAGTCTGGTCCAACTGGTACCACCAGGGCGCCGACGGCATTCAGACCTTCAATTTCAAGTACGGCCCCGACCCGGGAGAACTCCATTGGCCCATGCATCAGCAGGCCTTCCGCGAGATGGGTGGGGCCGAGGTCATTCGCCACCTGGACAAGTCCTTCGTGGTGCAACGTCGCGGCGGCGGTCACGGAAAAATTGTG
The sequence above is drawn from the Acidobacteriota bacterium genome and encodes:
- a CDS encoding FAD-dependent oxidoreductase, with amino-acid sequence MAAASKNESASPNGAEHSSGPTDVLIIGSGIAGATAALRLARNPRRQVTVVTREEDPKQSNTRWAQGGVVGRGSDDAPETLASDIVAAGAGASSPQAARLLSEEGPRLLQEILVEEAGIPFDRGDSGQLVFGREAAHSRRRVIHVGDSTGLSIIEGLMAALRRCPNVRFLTGFTAVDLITFPHHSRDPLATYQPITCHGAYLFDREARRVHRHLARFTVLATGGLGRIFRNTTNPVGARGDGLAMAHRAGARIVNAEYVQFHPTALATTGGDSFLISEAVRGEGGVLLSPEGRAFMADYSPEWKDLAPRDVVARAIHHQMETHGYPHMLLDIASRMPAAAIEQRFPNIRSTCLAAGIDITREPIPVIPAAHYFCGGVLVDSWGRSNIRNLHVVGEASCTGVHGANRLASTSLLEGLVWGSRAADKMEACMDSGSLLPPPPLEALPPWDDSGLVSDPDPALIQGDMQTIQNIMWHYVGLVRSGDRLSRAIRELRHLWNEIETFYRTTKLSDGLIGLRNAVEAALIVARAAYHNRQSRGCHYRQDSVLADGDRLI
- the mgtE gene encoding magnesium transporter, giving the protein MNRPLGPSVEELIENKNWPELRVRVSDWPAPETAELLLGMDKSDRVLLFRFLPRAVSTDVFAHLSTESQVALVKELTDEETRQLLANLEPDDRTHLLEEMPGRATQRLLNLLSPEDLVEARKLLGYPEESVGRLMTPDYVAVRAEWTIERSLQHIRKVGKGLDSIATVYVTDPHWKLLDEIELQQFVLAAPHDRVDALMDRSVATLSPYSDREEAVGLLGKYDLVAAPVVDSGGVLLGVVTVDDVMDVAEEEATEDFQKSAAVEPLKMSYEEAGVWSLYRKRIPWLALLVLVNLAASSVIAAYEETLSAAIALAFFIPLLIGSGGNAGAQSATLMVRALATGDIRAKQWPRTVLKELAVGGTLGATMGATAWFFGVLRGGLDIAIVVGLAMLAIVVAANTIGVVLPFLLSRLGIDPAVASSPLITSIADVAGLVIYFWLASALLGGMA